Proteins from a single region of Harpia harpyja isolate bHarHar1 chromosome 14, bHarHar1 primary haplotype, whole genome shotgun sequence:
- the MAPK6 gene encoding mitogen-activated protein kinase 6 yields the protein MAEKFESLMNIHGFDLGSRYMDLKPLGCGGNGLVFSAVDNDCDKRVAVKKIVLTDPQSVKHALREIKIIRRLDHDNIVKVFEILGPSGSQLTDDVGSLTELNCVYIVQEYMETDLANLLEQGPLLEDHARLFMYQLLRGLKYIHSANVLHRDLKPANLFINTEDLVLKIGDFGLARIMDPHYSHKGHLSEGLVTKWYRSPRLLLSPNNYTKAIDMWAAGCIFAEMLTGKTLFAGAHELEQMQLILESIPVVHEEDRQELLNVIPVYIRNDMTEPHKPLTQLLPGISPEALDFLEQILTFSPMDRLTAEEALSHPYMSIYSFPTDEPISSHPFHIEDEVDDILLMDESHSHIYNWERYHESQFSDHDWPIHNNYEADEVQRDPRALSDVTDEEEVQVDPRKYLDGDREKYLEDPAFDTHFSTEPCWQYSDHHENKYCDLECSHTCNYKMRSSSYLDNLVWRDSEVNHYYEPKLIIDLSNWKEQSKEKSDKKGKSKCEKNGLVKAQIALEEASQQLVEKEREKNQGFDFDSFIAETIQLSLQHESTDVDKLNDLNSSVSQIELKGLISKSVSREKQEKGMANLAQLEALYQTSWDSQFVSSGEECFLIDQFCCEVRKDEQVEKENTYTSYLDKFFSKKEDAEMLEPEPVEEGKLGEKEREESFLSNSGELFFNKQLEAIGIPQFHSPVGSPLKSIQATLTPSAMKSSPQIPHKTYSSILKHLN from the exons atggcagaaaaatttGAAAGTCTCATGAACATTCATGGTTTTGATCTGGGCTCTCGGTATATGGACTTAAAACCACTGGGCTGTGGTGGAAATGGCTTAGTTTTTTCTGCTGTCGATAATGACTGTGACAAAAGAGTGGCTGTCAAGAAAATTGTCCTTACAGATCCCCAGAGTGTTAAACATGCTCTACGTGAGATCAAAATTATTAGAAGACTTGACCACGATAACATTGTCAAAGTATTTGAAATTCTTGGTCCTAGTGGAAGCCAGTTAACAGATGACGTGGGCTCCCTTACAGAATTGAACTGTGTTTACATTGTCCAGGAATACATGGAGACAGATCTGGCTAATCTGCTAGAGCAAGGCCCTTTACTGGAAGATCATGCCAGACTTTTCATGTACCAGCTGCTACGTGGGCTCAAGTATATTCACTCTGCAAATGTTCTGCATAGAGATCTCAAACCAGCTAATCTTTTCATTAATACTGAAGACTTGGTGCTGAAGATTGGTGACTTCGGTCTTGCACGAATCATGGATCCTCATTATTCCCACAAG GGCCATCTTTCTGAAGGATTAGTTACTAAATGGTACAGATCGCCCCGTCTTTTGCTTTCTCCTAACAACTACACTAAAGCCATTGACATGTGGGCTGCAGGTTGCATCTTTGCTGAAATGCTGACTGGGAAAACCCTCTTTGCAG GTGCACATGAACTTGAACAGATGCAGTTGATTCTAGAATCAATTCCTGTTGTACATGAGGAGGACCGTCAGGAGCTTCTCAATGTAATTCCAGTTTACATTAGAAATGATATGACTGAGCCACACAAACCTTTAACTCAGTTGCTTCCAGGCATCAGTCCTGAAG CACTGGACTTTCTGGAACAAATTTTGACGTTTAGTCCCATGGATCGATTGACAGCAGAAGAAGCTTTGTCCCATCCTTATATGAGCATTTATTCCTTTCCAACGGATGAGCCTATTTCAAGTCATCCTTTTCACATTGAAGACGAGGTTGATGATATTCTGCTGATGGATGAAAGTCACAGCCATATTTATAATTGGGAAAG ATACCATGAAAGTCAATTTTCAGACCATGACTGGCCTATTCATAATAACTATGAAGCTGATGAAGTTCAGCGTGATCCAAGGGCTCTTTCTGATGTTACTGATGAGGAAGAAGTGCAAGTAGATCCTCGCAAATATTTGGATGGAGATCGTGAAAAGTATCTGGAGGATCCTGCCTTTGACACCCACTTCTCTACTGAGCCTTGCTGGCAGTATTCAGATCACCATGAAAACAAGTATTGTGATCTGGAATGTAGTCACACTTGTAATTACAAAATGAGGTCATCTTCATACCTAGATAATTTAGTTTGGCGAGACAGTGAAGTTAACCATTACTATGAGCCCAAGCTTATTATAGATCTTTCCAACTGGAAGGAACAGAGCAAGGAAAAGTCTGATAAGAAGGGCAAGTCTAAATGTGAAAAGAATGGGTTGGTGAAAGCTCAGATAGCACTTGAGGAAGCATCACAGCAACTCgttgaaaaagaaagggagaagaatcAAGGATTTGACTTTGATTCATTTATAGCAGAAACCATTCAGCTTAGTTTACAACACGAGTCTACTGATGTTGATAAATTAAATGACTTGAATAGCTCAGTGTCTCAAATAGAGTTGAAAGGATTAATATCAAAGTCAGTaagcagagagaagcaggagaagGGAATGGCTAATTTGGCACAGTTAGAAGCTCTGTACCAAACTTCGTGGGACAGTCAGTTTGTAAGTAGTGGGGAGGAGTGCTTCCTCATAGACCAGTTTTGTTGTGAAGTAAGGAAAGATGAAcaagttgaaaaagaaaatacttacaCCAGTTATTTGGACAAATTTTTTAGTAAGAAAGAAGATGCTGAAATGCTAGAACCTGAGCCAGTAGAAGAGGGGAAGcttggggagaaggaaagagaagagagcttTCTCAGTAACAGTGGAGAACTCTTCTTCAACAAGCAGCTTGAGGCTATAGGTATTCCTCAGTTTCACAGCCCTGTTGGTTCGCCACTGAAATCAATACAGGCCACGTTAACGCCTTCTGCCATGAAATCATCTCCCCAAATTCCCCACAAAACATACAGCAGCATTCTGaaacatctaaattaa